Proteins encoded by one window of Paenibacillus urinalis:
- a CDS encoding urea amidolyase associated protein UAAP2, with product MSTMNSVTSGLKAEDAVYKQIIPAGEGWLYDLKQGQVLRIVDVEGNQAVDTLFYSSENPTDHYSAVRTISNQGNIYLTTGSTLLAESGLELLRITADTCGRHDTIGGACSAQSNTVRYAHDKLPMHNCRDTFMLMLSERNEYTKRDLAPNVNFFMNVPVTPEGELTFADGISGPGRYVELIALVPVTVLISNCPQLNNPCNGYNPTPAEVLIWEAKGEQFDV from the coding sequence ATGAGTACAATGAATTCTGTAACAAGCGGTCTCAAGGCAGAAGATGCTGTGTATAAACAGATCATTCCGGCAGGCGAAGGCTGGCTCTATGATCTGAAGCAGGGGCAGGTGCTGCGAATCGTAGATGTGGAAGGCAATCAGGCAGTGGACACTCTTTTTTATTCAAGCGAGAATCCAACCGATCATTATAGTGCTGTACGCACCATATCAAATCAGGGCAATATCTATCTAACAACAGGCTCCACATTACTGGCAGAATCCGGACTGGAGCTGCTTCGCATTACGGCTGATACTTGCGGCAGACATGATACGATCGGAGGAGCTTGTTCGGCGCAGAGCAATACCGTACGTTACGCACACGACAAGCTTCCGATGCATAACTGCAGAGACACCTTCATGCTGATGTTATCTGAGCGTAATGAGTACACCAAGCGGGATCTGGCTCCTAACGTAAACTTCTTTATGAACGTACCTGTTACACCGGAAGGTGAGCTGACTTTTGCAGATGGAATCTCTGGTCCAGGGCGATATGTAGAGCTCATTGCTCTTGTGCCGGTGACTGTGCTGATCAGCAATTGTCCGCAGCTGAACAATCCTTGCAATGGCTATAATCCTACTCCGGCAGAGGTTCTGATCTGGGAAGCGAAAGGGGAGCAATTCGATGTTTAA
- a CDS encoding APC family permease, giving the protein MSETITLKRDLSLTHVVTMGLAWMSPMIFFTSFGVLHEGSGGMLLAAYVLAFAAILFTAASYGQMARAFPVSGSAYTYVSKAMNPFMGFIVGWVILLDYLFSCIVAVLMFGINLHAQFPTVPSYAWITLLTLVVMTINIIGIKTSANINKIFVMMQILFIASFCAFLAYKAVTEGFTAGLNPLSSTSGVSFSSILAGASLVCFSFLGFDSITTMAEETKDPKKTIPRAIMIIVIAAGIMYFVTAYLIQQLYPSLTFSHIDAAGFELMQMIGGGLLASIFTFVIIFSILAQGMASMTTVSRLLLVMGRSSLLPSKFSSIHPKFRTPVFNIVLVSIISLFAMFIRLETAIMFVSFGALTAFLFVNLSVIFHYIIRNKQREPKDLVFRLAFPLIGAGFVFYLITLLELSSLLLGTSWIALGLILYTINRARSAKDGVVLGEIEKAV; this is encoded by the coding sequence ATGTCAGAAACCATAACACTTAAAAGAGATCTATCACTCACTCATGTTGTGACCATGGGACTTGCCTGGATGTCCCCCATGATTTTCTTTACAAGCTTCGGCGTGCTTCATGAAGGTTCAGGAGGGATGCTGCTGGCAGCCTATGTTCTGGCCTTTGCAGCGATTTTATTTACAGCAGCAAGCTATGGTCAGATGGCAAGGGCGTTTCCTGTATCCGGTTCTGCCTATACCTATGTAAGTAAAGCAATGAACCCTTTTATGGGCTTCATCGTCGGCTGGGTCATATTGCTGGATTACTTGTTCTCCTGTATTGTCGCCGTTCTGATGTTTGGCATTAATCTTCATGCCCAGTTCCCGACTGTACCCTCTTATGCATGGATCACCCTGCTGACGCTTGTCGTCATGACCATTAATATAATCGGGATAAAGACCTCTGCCAACATAAATAAGATTTTTGTCATGATGCAAATTTTGTTTATCGCCAGCTTTTGCGCATTTCTTGCCTACAAAGCAGTAACTGAAGGATTTACTGCCGGATTGAATCCTTTGAGCAGCACGAGTGGAGTTTCTTTCTCCTCTATTTTGGCCGGTGCTTCCCTTGTCTGCTTTTCATTTCTTGGCTTCGATTCGATTACAACAATGGCGGAAGAAACCAAAGACCCCAAGAAGACCATTCCTCGTGCCATCATGATTATTGTGATCGCTGCAGGAATCATGTATTTTGTGACAGCATACCTCATTCAGCAGCTATATCCCTCCCTCACATTTAGTCATATCGACGCTGCCGGATTCGAACTCATGCAGATGATTGGCGGGGGTTTACTTGCATCGATTTTCACTTTTGTTATTATCTTTTCCATACTTGCGCAAGGAATGGCCTCCATGACTACGGTGTCACGCCTTCTCTTGGTCATGGGCAGATCCTCCCTGCTTCCGAGCAAATTCAGCTCCATTCATCCCAAATTCCGGACTCCGGTGTTTAACATCGTACTCGTCAGCATCATTTCCTTGTTCGCTATGTTTATCCGTCTTGAAACTGCCATCATGTTTGTCAGCTTCGGAGCACTGACCGCATTTCTGTTCGTAAACTTATCTGTCATATTTCATTACATAATCCGGAATAAGCAGCGAGAACCTAAAGACCTCGTATTCCGCCTTGCATTCCCGCTTATTGGTGCTGGATTTGTATTCTATCTGATCACCTTGCTCGAGCTTTCGTCTCTCCTGCTCGGGACCAGTTGGATTGCGTTAGGACTCATATTGTA
- a CDS encoding urea amidolyase associated protein UAAP1, which produces MTALFSITVEPGGKWSAYVGRGKSITFTAQSDRANLTTLLFHAPYPSERYNMPDTLKAQHTAFLTQGHVLMSDQGRVLASITADSVGWHDPLSGYTTKQMTDDKYGVTNYQKDWNQRLRNGEENLIVEMYRHHLSPRDLSTPINFFSKVICELDGTMKYVSQSTAGRSVTLRTEMDVLLVLSNTPNPLDPTTEYPASSVQVDVADAAPVTETDPCVTHCDENRRAFENTWNAYALMKGANE; this is translated from the coding sequence ATGACAGCATTATTCTCAATTACAGTAGAGCCGGGCGGCAAATGGTCAGCTTATGTGGGCAGAGGTAAATCCATTACCTTTACAGCGCAAAGTGACAGGGCCAATCTGACTACATTATTGTTTCACGCACCTTATCCATCGGAAAGATACAATATGCCAGATACACTGAAAGCTCAGCATACTGCATTTTTGACACAAGGACATGTGTTAATGAGTGATCAGGGCAGAGTACTGGCCTCGATTACTGCGGATTCGGTTGGTTGGCATGATCCGCTCTCCGGATATACAACAAAGCAAATGACGGATGACAAGTATGGTGTCACAAATTATCAGAAGGATTGGAACCAGCGGCTGAGAAATGGGGAAGAGAATTTAATTGTGGAAATGTACAGACATCATCTGTCTCCGCGGGACTTGAGTACACCCATCAACTTCTTCTCGAAAGTTATCTGTGAGCTGGATGGAACGATGAAGTATGTCTCTCAATCCACGGCAGGTAGATCGGTGACCCTTCGAACGGAAATGGATGTGCTGCTGGTCTTGTCTAACACGCCTAATCCATTAGATCCTACGACAGAGTATCCTGCATCGAGTGTTCAAGTGGATGTCGCGGATGCGGCGCCTGTTACTGAAACCGATCCATGTGTAACGCATTGTGATGAGAACAGACGAGCGTTTGAGAATACCTGGAATGCTTACGCATTGATGAAGGGAGCGAACGAATGA